One genomic window of Haliotis asinina isolate JCU_RB_2024 chromosome 4, JCU_Hal_asi_v2, whole genome shotgun sequence includes the following:
- the LOC137280840 gene encoding uncharacterized protein, translating to MKYVKHILSQSIDDPSLIKPEITVVTAYFNIGSFAKGSGANMFTPTKYKHWMKAFGNIKNNLVAYTDSKDVYDLFINLRRKFPSNMTKVFLIDRYNLWSFSLAEEIRSIYKQPNYPKHQPNTVNENFSCAMHAKFELVNKVLAEELFPTKYFCWLDIGLFRSIADDKKTFKLQIPKEWDQRKVAYSAISPFNKQETIAKVIKNNMVWVGGAMYLGTPEVLHNYTEDYMNTVKMLIKQRLMNTDQQVIYSMYLPSSQVKPRVQIQTFSRQHSPYDPWFLLGYLCRETWLKTQTPVNKTF from the exons ATGAAGTACGTGAAGCAC ATCCTTTCTCAAAGCATTGACGATCCTTCTTTGATCAAACCAGAAATCACAGTGGTTACAGCCTATTTCAACATCGGCTCCTTCGCCAAAGGAAGTGGTGCTAACATGTTTACGCCAACCAAATATAAGCATTGGATGAAAGCTTTTGGCAACATTAAAAACAACCTTGTCGCATATACCGATTCCAAGGATGTGTACGACCTCTTCATAAACCTGAGACGCAAGTTTCCCAGCAATATGACGAAAGTGTTCCTGATAGACAGATACAACCTTTGGTCCTTCTCTTTGGCCGAAGAAATCCGGAGTATCTACAAGCAGCCCAACTATCCGAAGCATCAACCGAACACAGTCAACGAGAACTTCTCATGTGCAATGCATGCTAAGTTTGAATTGGTCAATAAAGTTTTAGCGGAGGAGCTGTttccaacaaaatatttctgctGGCTAGATATTGGACTCTTCCGGAGTATCGCTGATGACAAGAAGACCTTCAAACTGCAGATTCCCAAAGAATGGGATCAACGGAAAGTCGCTTATAGTGCAATATCCCCCTTCAACAAACAGGAGACAATCGCAAAGGTTATTAAAAACAATATGGTATGGGTTGGAGGCGCCATGTATTTAGGTACACCTGAGGTGCTTCACAACTACACAGAAGACTACATGAATACAGTTAAGATGCTGATAAAGCAACGCTTGATGAATACGGATCAGCAAGTTATATATTCCATGTACCTGCCATCCTCACAGGTTAAACCCCGAGTCCAGATACAAACATTCTCCCGCCAGCATAGTCCTTATGATCCTTGGTTCCTTCTAGGGTACCTGTGCAGGGAGACATGGTTAAAAACCCAAACTCCTGTGAATAAAACATTCTAA